GCAAGCGGCGTCGTCCCCCAGATATCCGGGATCATGGGTCCGTGTGCGGGCGGAGCAGTCTACTCCCCGTCGATCACCGACTTCATCTTCATGGTGAAAGACACGAGCCACATGTACATCACCGGTCCCGGCGTTACCAAGACCGTCACCGGTGAGGAGGTCACCCACGAGGAACTCGGCGGCGCGATGACCCATGCCAACAAGACCGGCGTCGCCCAGTTCGCGTGCGAGAGCGAGGAACAGGCGCTCGATGACATCAAGCGACTCCTCTCTTACCTCCCCCAGAACAACGTGGAGGATCCGCCCCGCGTCGAGCCCTGGGACGATCCCGATCGGCGCGACGAACAGCTCAAAGACATCGTCCCGCCGAGCCCGCAGAAGCCCTACGACATGACCAACGTCATCGACTCGGTCGTCGACGAGGGCTCGTTCTTCGAGGTCGCGGACAACTTCGCCCAGAACATCGTCGTCGGCTTCGGCCGACTGGACGGGCGTTCGGTCGGTCTCGTCGCCAACCAGCCCCGGGTCAACGCCGGCACGCTGACCGTCGACGCCTCGATGAAGGGGTCGCGATTCGTTCGCTTCTGTGATTCGTTCAACATCCCGATCGTTACCTTCGTCGACGTCCCCGGCTACATGCCCGGGACCGATCAGGAACACCGCGGGATCATCCGCCACGGCGCGAAATTGCTGTACGCCTACGCCGAGGCGACCGTGCCCCTCCTCACGGTCATCACCCGGAAGGCCTACGGCGGCGCCTACTGCGTCATGGCCTCCAAAAACCTCGGCGCCGACGTCAACTACGCCTGGCCGACCGCCGAGATCGCCGTCATGGGGCCACAGGGCGCGGTCAACATCCTCTACCGCGAGGAACTCGCGGAGGCCGACAACCCAGACGAACTCCGCGACGAACTCATCGAGGAGTACCGCGAGGAGTTCGCGAACCCCTACACCGCGACGGACAAAGGGTTCCTCGACGACGTCATCGTCCCCACCGAGACCCGCCCGCGGCTGATCCGCGACCTCGAGATGCTCGAGACCAAGCGCCAACAGAACCCGGACAAGAAACACGGCAACATCCCGCTGTAGTCAGATGACTTCACAACAGCCCACTGCCGACGGCGCGGCTCCGACCACGGACGAAGCGGCCGCCGCCGATGGCGAGGCGGCCGGACTCGAGGTGGCCCTGCCCGGAGACGTCACGCTCGACCTCCCGGACGACGCGGACGACGAGGAAGCCGCGGCGATCGCGGCCGCGATCGGCGCCCATCTCCACGATCACGCGCTCGCGGCCGCCGCCGCGGCAGCCGAGGGCGAGGAGACGTGGGACGACGAGCGCTGGGCCTTCGCGGGACGGGTCCGCGCACAGCAACACCGGACGGTCCGCGTTCCGCGCGATGCGCCGACCGACCCGTGGTCCGCTGCGGGACGAACGAAGCAGTTCTAGCGGCGGTTTCGACGGCGTTTCCGAATCGGTCGACCGCGGTTTCTCCACCGATACCGACCCTCGATACCGTCTTTCGACGCTCGCTCGTAGACACCGATCGCAGTCGGTGGGATGGGTCGGAAAAGCCATATTCTGGGAGATTATTTGACACGATATGGGACGATCGCCCTCCGCGAATCGGTCGATAGAACGGTCCGGAATCGTTCGATTCGGTCCTCGAGAGCGAAATATCGGTCCAGGTTCCCGTCAACTGCCCGCGTTGCCGCTTTCGAACACTGAAACGGATGCCTGACAGTACGCGTGCCCATACCGTCACACTGCTGGTCGTCCTCATCGTGATGACCGCGGGCTGTGGCGGCCTCGTGGACGATAGGACCGATTCCACGACCAACGACGCGAACGAGAGCGAACTCCTCCCGGGGCTCACCGAGGAGGGAGTGACTGACAGATATCTCCTCCTCAGCGCGCACCACGACGCGTTCGACCACAAATCCTACCGAAACAGCCGGGAGACGGTGACGCGAGACGAAACGGGGACGGTCGTCGAACGCGAGACGCAAACGGTAGTCGCTGCGCCGACCGGTTCACCCGCCCGCGTCGAGCGAACCGTCTCCGGGAACGGGACCGAAACGGTGATCTACGACCACTGGATCGACCCCGAACTGCCGATCGTTCGAACGAACGAGTCCGGAACGGTCACGTACACGCCGGATTCGACGCGGGCCATCGAACCGGCTCCGCCCATCCCACTGGAAGAGGCCTACGACGCAGTCGAAACCGTGACGGTCGAGAACGGGTCGGACGAGCGGTATCGCCTCGAGGGCCACACCGACCGGCTCGGGCGCTACGAGAACGTCTCGTTCACGCTCACGCTCGCCGAGGACGGCCATCTCACGGCCTACACGCTCGAGGGCGAACTGACGACCGACGGAGACCGGCATTTCGTCACGGAGGAGTTCACACAGGAGATCACGGCCGTCGAACCGACCGAGCCGGCGTGGCTCGAGGAGGGCCGCGACGAGATCGAAGAACGAGCGAATTCGAGCACTGCCGGCTGACGGCGGGAGATCCCCACTCGAGGGCCGCGTCTACTCCGCGTCGGCGTCCGGTTCCACGTCGGCCTCGTCCGCAGTCTCCGACATCGTGATCGGATCTTCGGCCTCCATTCCGACGTCCTGTCCTTCCTTGATCGCACGGGCCTGTTCTTCCATCGCTTCGACGTCCATCTCGGCTTGCTCGTCGATCTCGCCGATGATGTCGGCGATGTCGTCTAATCCGATCAGCTCGCGGGTCTCGTCGTCGAACTCGAGGCTGTCGAGTTCCGCCCCGTTGCCTGTCACGTCGCTGCCGGAGAGATGCTTGCCGTAGCGACCGACCAGCGAGGTGAGCTCCTGGGGCATGACGAACGTCGTCGATTCGCCCTGACCGATCTCCGCGAGCGTCTCCATGCCCTTGTCGATGACCGCGCGTTCGCCCATCGATTCCGCCGAGCGCGCCCGGAGGACGGTCGAGATCGCGTCACCCTGGGACTCGAGGATCTGGCTCTGCTTTTCACCCTGGGCGCGGATGATGTTCGACTGCTTGTCCCCCTCCGCTTTCTCGACGGCGCTGCGGCGTTCACCCTGCGCCTCGAGGATCATCGCCCGACGGCGGCGCTCGGCGGAGGTCTGTTCCTCCATCGCGCCCTTGACGCCAGCCGAGGGAGTGACTTCGCGGACCTCGACCGATTCCACTCGAATGCCCCACTCGTCGGTGGGTTCGTCGAGTTCGGTCCGGATTCGCTCGTTGATCATCTCGCGTCGGCTCAGCGTATCGTCGAGTTCCATGTCGCCGATCACGGCGCGGAGCGTGGTCTGAGCCAGGTTCGAGACGGCGCGCTGGTAGTCGTCGACCTCGAGAAACGCGCGTTTGGCGTTCATCACGCGAATGTAGACGACGGCGTCCGCGGTCACCGGCGAGTTATCGCGCGTGATGGCTTCCTGCTGGGGCACGTCCAGCGTCTGGGTTCGCATGTCGAACGTGTATATTCGGGAGACGAACGGTGGAACGATGTTCAGCCCCGGCTCGAGCAGCTTGCGGTACTCCCCGAAGACCGTCAGCGCCGCTCTGTCGTAGGCGTCGACGATCTCGACCATCTGCCAGACCGTGATCACGACGAGCAGGAGTCCGACGAGCCCGACGATCAGGAGGGGATCCTCGAGCACGGATTGCGCCTGCAGCGGGCCGAGTGGAAACTCGTACATCGTGTGTATCAGGTCCTCAGATCGGATAACGCTTGCCCATAACTACCATGGGGCGCGTTCCGATCGGTTCGCGGGAGGCCGGTCGTCGCCTGATGAGATCCGTCGCAGTGTCGAACCCGTTGCGAAAAAGTAAGGTAGGTCCCTGACGACGTTTTCCACAGGAATGTTCAGGAAGGTTCTCGTGGCAAACCGCGGGGAAATCGCGGTCCGCGTCATGCGGGCGTGCGAAGAGTTGAATATCGGGACCGTCGCCGTCTACTCCGAGGCGGACAAGGACTCGGGACACGTGCGCTACGCCGACGAAGCGTACAACGTGGGGCCGGCCCGCGCGGCCGACTCCTATCTCGATCACGAAGCCGTCATCGAGGCCGCGCGGAAGGCCGACGCCGACGCCATTCACCCCGGCTACGGGTTCCTCGCCGAGAACGCCGAGTTCGCGGGCAAAGTCCAGGAGGCGGAGGGAATCACCTGGATCGGTCCGTCCAGCAGTGCGATGGAGTCGCTCGGCGAGAAGACCAAGGCCCGCAAGATCATGCAGGAAGCCGACGTCCCGATCGTCCCCGGGACCACCGACCCAGTCACCGATCCCGAGGAGGTCAAGGAGTTCGGGGAGAAACACGGGTACCCGATCGCCATCAAAGCGGAAGGTGGCGGCGGCGGCCGCGGGATGAAGGTCGTCTGGGACGAGAGCGAAGTCGAGGACCAACTCGAGAGCGCCAAACGCGAGGGCGAGGCCTACTTCGACAACGACTCGGTCTACCTCGAGCGCTATCTCGAGAAGCCCCGCCACATCGAGGTCCAGATCGTCGCGGATCAACACGGAAACGTGCGCCACCTCGGCGAGCGCGACTGCTCGCTGCAGCGCCGTCACCAGAAGGTCATCGAGGAAGGGCCCTCCGCAGCGCTGACCGACGAACTCCGCGAGAAGATCGGCGAGGCCGCCCGTCGGGGCGTCGCCGCCGCCGACTACACCAACGCGGGGACCGTCGAGTTCCTCGTCGAGGAAGAGCCCGGCCGCGACGGCCCGCTGGGTCCCGACGCGAACTTCTTCTTCCTCGAGGTCAACACGCGGATCCAGGTCGAGCACACGGTCACCGAGCAGATCACCGGCATCGACATCGTCAAGCGACAGATCCGGATCGCCGCCGGCGAGGAGATCGACTTCGATCAGGACGACGTCGAGATCGACGGCCACGCGATGGAGTTCCGGATCAACGCCGAGAACGCGGCCAACGACTTCGCGCCCGCGACCGGTGGCACGCTGGAAACGTACGACCCGCCAGGCGGGATCGGCGTCAGACTCGACGACGCCCTGCGGCAGGGCGACGAGCTCGTCACCGACTACGACTCCATGATCGCGAAGCTGGTCGTCTGGGGCGAGGACCGCGACGAGTGTATCGAGCGGTCGCTCCGCGCGCTCCGCGAGTACGAGATCGCGGGCATCCCGACGATCATCCCGTTCCACCGACTGATGCTTACCGACGAGGAGTTCGTCCAGAGTACGCACACCACGAAGTACCTCGACGAGGAACTCGACGAGAGTCGCATCGAAGAGGCCCAGGAGCAGTGGGGCGGCGACATCGGCGACGGCGGCGCGGGTGACGAGGAGGAAGCCGTCGAGCGCGAGTTCACCGTAGAGGTCAACGGCAAGCGCTTCGAGGTCGAACTCGAGGAACACGGCGCACCTGCGATCCCGACCGGCGAGGTCGACGGCGGCGGATCGATGGCCAGCCGGCCGGAGCCGGCAGGGGGGTCCAGCAGCGACGGTGGCGCCGAACTCGAAGGCGAAGGCGAAACCGTCGACGCCGAGATGCAGGGGACGATCCTCGACATCGAAGTCGAAGAGGGCGATGAGGTCGCGGCCGGCGACGTGCTGGTCGTCCTCGAGGCCATGAAGATGGAGAACGACATCGTCGCGTCCCGTGGCGGGACGGTCACGCAGATCGCCGTCGCAGAAGGCGATAGCGTGGACATGGGCGACACGCTCGTAGTGCTCGAGTAACCCCGGCCTCGCGTCGATTCTACCTGTCGTTGCGAACATCTTCGGAGCAACGCCGAAGGACGTGCTCCAGCATCGATTAGCTGCACGCGTAACCGGCCCAAGACCCTGAGCGGTCGATGGATACCGACGGATGCCCGCGTTCCATCGAACCCGATCCACCACCCGGGTTCTCGTCGGCTGCTGCGTGCAGGCGACCGCAGTCGCTACGACAACCCGTGTGTCAGTGTAGCGACTCCACCGAGCCATCTCGACGAGATCCGAGACCGTGCCACTTGCGGGGCAGTGCCTCCAGTAGTGGTCGTTTACTCACCCGACGCGGTCTCGGCCGTCGAACCGGTTTTTTCGAGAATCAGCGCACAGCCGATCGGACAGCCGTCGGACGGCTGATGCGCGAATTGCCTCGACCGTGACTCTCGCACGAACTTTTCCGACTCGAGTTGCGCCCGAAATCGATGTCAGTCGCCGCTCGAGACGCCGCGCGTCTCGCCGTTCGCGTCGTCCCAAGGGAGCGGGCCGTCGTACCCCTCGGGAACGAAGGGGCAGAGCGGATCGCTCGCAAGCGGGTCGCCGGTGTGGGCGTACGCGCGCGAACGGCTCCCGCCACAGACGTTGCGGTAGGGACAGGCGCCGCACTTGCCGGAGAGGTTATCGCGGTCGCGAAGCGACCGGAACAGCTCCGACTCGCGGTAGAGTTCGGTGACCGGTCGATCGCGGACGTTGCCGGCCGATTCGAGGAGGAACCCCGAGGGGAACACCTCGCCCGTGTGACTGACGAAGGCGAAGCCGTCGCCCGCGACGATACCGGTCCGGCGCTTGACGCCGGGATTCGTTCCCACGTCACCGTCCGCATCTGCTTCGCGCTGCATCGAGACCCGTCGGTACTGGGGGGCCTCGGTCGTCTTGACGCCGAACGGTTCCGTCTCGCTGACCTCGGCCAGCCACTCCATTACCGCATCGGCCCGGTCAGGCTCGACCGGCTCGAGGATGCGCCCCCGACCGACGGGCACGAGGAAGAAGACGCTCCACATGACGGCCCCGATTTCGGTCAGCAGGTCGCGGATCGGGGGGAGTTCTTCGACGGTTTGCCGACAGACCGTCGTGTTGACCTGGACGGGGAGACCGGCCGCTCGAGCGTCCTCGACGGCACGGATCGTCTCCTCGAAGCTGCCGTCCTCACCGCGAAAGGCGTCGTGTGACTCCGGCGAAGCGCCGTCGAGACTAACCGCCATTCGCTTGAGTCCGGCGTCGGCCATCGACTCGATGCGGTCGGCGGTAAGCGACCCCGTCCCGCTGGGCGTGATCGTCATCCGCAGACCGAGATCGTCGCCGTAGGCGATCAGTTCCTCGACGTCGTCGCGAACGAGCGGGTCACCGCCCGAGAGGACGACGAGCTGGCCGTCGCCGAACTGGGCCGCTTCCTCGAGCAGTTCCTTTCCCTCAGCCGTCGAGAGTTCGTCGGGGTGGCGCTGGGGCTTGGCGTCGGCCCGACAGTGATCGCAGGCGAGCCCGCAGGCCTGGGTGAGTTCCCAGATGAGAACGAACGGTCGCTCGGACGTGTCGAGAGTGCCGGGGCGCATAGCGGAGACTGGGAACGGGACGACCGAAAACGCCCCTCTCGTTCCCGCGGCCCGGGAAGACGGGAAGATGTTCGACCGATCGGCGCGGTATTCCCGCGCGGTGGGAGGTCGCGGAACGGCCTTGGGTATCGTCTCGAACGTTCGGATATGGTCGAGAAAGCACGCCGGTCGGCGGTCGAGAGCGACGAGCGGGGGAACCCGACTCGGCAGTGGGAAGTCTTCGTTCGCGACGAGGAGGACGATCCCATGCGCCACGTCGGCAGCGTCGCGGCCGCGAGCGGGACGGAGGCGCACGAACACGCGTCTCGACTGTTTGGCTGGTATGCCGCCGATATCTGGCTCTGTCCGGCCGACGCGGTCGAGCGGTTCTCGACGCGCGGCCTCGCGGAGACGGCCGAGGAGCGCGAAGACGAGGGTGCAGGCAACGACGATGACGACGGAGACGACGAGAGCGAGGAACCCCGCGTCTACAAGGAGACCGCCGGTGCCTCGGAGGTGAACAGCCTGTGATCTCGATCAGCAAACTGCTCTGTGACCTCGACGCCGAGGGCGACGGCCTGCGCTACGACGCG
This portion of the Natrinema salinisoli genome encodes:
- a CDS encoding acyl-CoA carboxylase subunit beta, with amino-acid sequence MEDRIDELEELREEARKGGGEARIEKQHDKGKMTARERIDYFLDDGTFTEFDQLRTHQTSQFGMEEKKIPGDGVVTGYGEVNGRTTFVFAHDFTVFGGSLGEVFAEKVCKVMDMAMEVGAPVIGLNDSAGARIQEGVKSLAGFTEIFRRNQEASGVVPQISGIMGPCAGGAVYSPSITDFIFMVKDTSHMYITGPGVTKTVTGEEVTHEELGGAMTHANKTGVAQFACESEEQALDDIKRLLSYLPQNNVEDPPRVEPWDDPDRRDEQLKDIVPPSPQKPYDMTNVIDSVVDEGSFFEVADNFAQNIVVGFGRLDGRSVGLVANQPRVNAGTLTVDASMKGSRFVRFCDSFNIPIVTFVDVPGYMPGTDQEHRGIIRHGAKLLYAYAEATVPLLTVITRKAYGGAYCVMASKNLGADVNYAWPTAEIAVMGPQGAVNILYREELAEADNPDELRDELIEEYREEFANPYTATDKGFLDDVIVPTETRPRLIRDLEMLETKRQQNPDKKHGNIPL
- a CDS encoding SPFH domain-containing protein, which produces MYEFPLGPLQAQSVLEDPLLIVGLVGLLLVVITVWQMVEIVDAYDRAALTVFGEYRKLLEPGLNIVPPFVSRIYTFDMRTQTLDVPQQEAITRDNSPVTADAVVYIRVMNAKRAFLEVDDYQRAVSNLAQTTLRAVIGDMELDDTLSRREMINERIRTELDEPTDEWGIRVESVEVREVTPSAGVKGAMEEQTSAERRRRAMILEAQGERRSAVEKAEGDKQSNIIRAQGEKQSQILESQGDAISTVLRARSAESMGERAVIDKGMETLAEIGQGESTTFVMPQELTSLVGRYGKHLSGSDVTGNGAELDSLEFDDETRELIGLDDIADIIGEIDEQAEMDVEAMEEQARAIKEGQDVGMEAEDPITMSETADEADVEPDADAE
- a CDS encoding acetyl-CoA carboxylase biotin carboxylase subunit, giving the protein MFRKVLVANRGEIAVRVMRACEELNIGTVAVYSEADKDSGHVRYADEAYNVGPARAADSYLDHEAVIEAARKADADAIHPGYGFLAENAEFAGKVQEAEGITWIGPSSSAMESLGEKTKARKIMQEADVPIVPGTTDPVTDPEEVKEFGEKHGYPIAIKAEGGGGGRGMKVVWDESEVEDQLESAKREGEAYFDNDSVYLERYLEKPRHIEVQIVADQHGNVRHLGERDCSLQRRHQKVIEEGPSAALTDELREKIGEAARRGVAAADYTNAGTVEFLVEEEPGRDGPLGPDANFFFLEVNTRIQVEHTVTEQITGIDIVKRQIRIAAGEEIDFDQDDVEIDGHAMEFRINAENAANDFAPATGGTLETYDPPGGIGVRLDDALRQGDELVTDYDSMIAKLVVWGEDRDECIERSLRALREYEIAGIPTIIPFHRLMLTDEEFVQSTHTTKYLDEELDESRIEEAQEQWGGDIGDGGAGDEEEAVEREFTVEVNGKRFEVELEEHGAPAIPTGEVDGGGSMASRPEPAGGSSSDGGAELEGEGETVDAEMQGTILDIEVEEGDEVAAGDVLVVLEAMKMENDIVASRGGTVTQIAVAEGDSVDMGDTLVVLE
- a CDS encoding TIGR04053 family radical SAM/SPASM domain-containing protein, with protein sequence MRPGTLDTSERPFVLIWELTQACGLACDHCRADAKPQRHPDELSTAEGKELLEEAAQFGDGQLVVLSGGDPLVRDDVEELIAYGDDLGLRMTITPSGTGSLTADRIESMADAGLKRMAVSLDGASPESHDAFRGEDGSFEETIRAVEDARAAGLPVQVNTTVCRQTVEELPPIRDLLTEIGAVMWSVFFLVPVGRGRILEPVEPDRADAVMEWLAEVSETEPFGVKTTEAPQYRRVSMQREADADGDVGTNPGVKRRTGIVAGDGFAFVSHTGEVFPSGFLLESAGNVRDRPVTELYRESELFRSLRDRDNLSGKCGACPYRNVCGGSRSRAYAHTGDPLASDPLCPFVPEGYDGPLPWDDANGETRGVSSGD
- a CDS encoding Htur_1727 family rSAM-partnered candidate RiPP, producing the protein MVEKARRSAVESDERGNPTRQWEVFVRDEEDDPMRHVGSVAAASGTEAHEHASRLFGWYAADIWLCPADAVERFSTRGLAETAEEREDEGAGNDDDDGDDESEEPRVYKETAGASEVNSL